A section of the candidate division TA06 bacterium genome encodes:
- a CDS encoding GspH/FimT family pseudopilin, whose translation MKEKGFTLIELMVVVVIIGIVAGFSIPSFIRTIPTARLKDSADDLRGKLMIARIKAIGEGVPYIAVFTENGTSFNIVKDINSSETVDGGDITTTISFATGITSDEVPDANVDGDAVIIFSPRGEATVPGGVRLTNTRNEKVTVDVVTSGSVLKH comes from the coding sequence ATGAAAGAAAAAGGGTTCACATTAATCGAGTTAATGGTGGTGGTGGTGATTATTGGCATTGTGGCGGGATTTTCAATCCCTTCGTTTATTCGCACAATACCCACCGCCAGATTAAAAGACTCGGCTGATGACCTCAGGGGCAAATTGATGATAGCCCGGATAAAGGCAATAGGAGAAGGAGTTCCCTATATAGCGGTTTTTACGGAGAATGGCACCAGTTTTAACATAGTTAAAGATATCAACAGCAGCGAAACTGTAGATGGAGGTGATATAACCACCACCATTTCATTTGCCACCGGCATAACCAGCGATGAAGTTCCGGACGCTAATGTTGACGGGGATGCGGTGATAATATTTTCACCCAGGGGTGAGGCGACGGTGCCGGGCGGGGTAAGGCTTACCAACACCCGCAATGAAAAGGTTACCGTTGACGTCGTCACTTCCGGATCCGTTTTGAAGCATTAA
- a CDS encoding prepilin-type N-terminal cleavage/methylation domain-containing protein, whose protein sequence is MKSNIFNKIRPVKGMTMVELLMAMVVLTVGLLSIAGVVPMAMRQITKNRVVTKALEYSQQEMETLKRLGFDNLALVSTDHFNPGGDTRYETWITVTNTIGGMATIRMVTVSTSMRPGVAEADLQPDDVITITSYFTR, encoded by the coding sequence ATGAAATCAAACATTTTTAATAAAATCCGCCCGGTTAAGGGCATGACCATGGTGGAGCTTTTAATGGCAATGGTAGTCCTTACCGTTGGTTTGCTTTCAATCGCCGGGGTGGTACCGATGGCCATGAGGCAGATAACCAAGAACCGGGTGGTGACCAAGGCATTGGAATACAGCCAACAGGAGATGGAGACCTTAAAAAGGCTGGGTTTTGACAACTTGGCTTTGGTTAGCACCGACCATTTCAATCCCGGCGGGGACACCAGATACGAGACCTGGATCACGGTTACCAACACCATAGGCGGCATGGCAACCATCAGAATGGTAACGGTGAGCACTTCCATGAGGCCGGGAGTGGCTGAAGCCGATCTGCAACCAGACGATGTGATCACCATTACAAGTTATTTTACCCGGTAG
- a CDS encoding prepilin-type N-terminal cleavage/methylation domain-containing protein, whose translation MSAKRILKGKGFTLIELMIVLVMLSLIVAAAMSVFIQSQKAKRNTELVAEAQQTARVMVDMLADDIRSAGFGANALAGHYPIVYAAPFDLMISANMAPYPDSVTNHMPPRAIDPGASPLPGGDLYTGGTGYNDGAETIRYSFDSDNDGEITAADRGDDLEETLTRNDSLYSLTRQVYGDNGTDNGGTVLPVGVARSNFPVRSSGTPVYPLFSYWIYNATTGKDELYGAANDSVFTDAEIEALTPVPTAQLKDISKIGVTVTTATRTPNSKGLYEIVTVTTITSITRNRPLKEAKTISGRVGLDENGNHILDASEPGIADIEVQDLTDGQIQMTANDGTYSFSVEPKTHNIKCVVPTPDCGVSSAYKASGTTDTLVNVTSVSASNVNFPLLSYTAGWANGITYLDVNNNGAYDSGTDSPLPGCSVFLKNASKLVYSGSDGSYCLVAEPGNDSLICRPPSIDYVPSSISKLITITGNAYTTNNFGFKLGGKGIIRGKVYRDAAPIGSYNNEAGIGNVRIVVYQGPAPATERYITDGYTESDGTFRIEAPEALVSDPYNIVETDSAGWVSTTPNRVYIGALAAGDSTSMKYFGDVKIDTVRIPAAKVLCMTVKNFFEWQTTTATNDTATAKRDPDIVLGTKYVSTSTGNIRGWFSKRYKIDNSQETVVKNLFDAAASIYMYEKVTGTAADIKSIASDTLDDMGSKGYTGTNGNINFYRTRPDLVLGLDNTAVSSPTYNVVVWPTINNDSATTSSRGRAQWTTNIPSTPNFKLTAVDARNKVNAVVTGNFDSNGFPDIVAGYSGTTANTGGFVLWINTAYTGYTGNWTNKQVRQFPDPPAAQQFTGMGEVKGLAAGNLLGDSKTDLVAGLRTGDYQGEIRIYTGAGASPWFNLTTTLTYAGVQGEVTGIKILDCNNDSRSDIIAIVKTENYKGEVQLWLNNGDNTFGRLDAGNWIPTYVAELSDGEPISLDAAKMNWATAIYPHVVVGLKTGTFSGKTLMFDCDGGVLPETGTDPSYGMFTGEVATVGIGDFNLDGHMDIAVAERKSDTEGNLIIYFPVFQ comes from the coding sequence ATGAGCGCCAAACGTATTTTAAAGGGGAAGGGATTTACCCTGATAGAACTGATGATAGTTCTGGTAATGCTCTCCCTGATCGTGGCAGCGGCTATGTCGGTGTTCATCCAAAGCCAAAAAGCCAAACGCAACACCGAATTGGTGGCCGAGGCCCAGCAGACCGCCCGGGTTATGGTGGACATGCTGGCCGATGACATCCGGTCGGCCGGGTTTGGCGCCAATGCCCTGGCCGGGCATTATCCCATTGTTTATGCCGCGCCCTTTGATCTGATGATCTCGGCTAATATGGCGCCATACCCTGATTCAGTAACCAATCACATGCCTCCCAGGGCCATAGATCCAGGCGCCTCCCCGCTGCCCGGCGGAGATCTCTATACCGGAGGCACCGGATACAACGACGGAGCCGAGACCATTCGTTACAGCTTTGATTCCGACAATGACGGTGAAATTACCGCCGCCGACCGGGGGGACGATCTGGAGGAAACCCTGACCCGCAATGACAGCCTGTACTCCCTGACCCGTCAAGTATACGGTGATAACGGCACCGATAACGGCGGAACAGTTCTACCGGTGGGCGTGGCCCGTTCCAATTTCCCGGTCCGGTCAAGCGGCACCCCAGTCTATCCCTTGTTCAGCTACTGGATATACAACGCCACCACCGGCAAAGATGAACTTTACGGAGCCGCCAACGACAGCGTATTCACCGATGCCGAAATTGAAGCCTTGACACCGGTGCCCACGGCCCAGCTTAAGGACATTTCCAAGATAGGGGTGACCGTTACCACCGCTACCAGGACCCCTAATTCCAAAGGTCTTTACGAAATCGTGACGGTCACCACCATCACCAGCATAACCCGCAACCGGCCGCTAAAAGAAGCCAAGACCATATCCGGCCGGGTGGGTCTGGATGAAAACGGCAATCACATCCTGGATGCCAGCGAGCCGGGCATCGCCGACATAGAAGTGCAGGACCTTACCGACGGTCAGATCCAAATGACAGCCAATGATGGAACCTACAGTTTTAGTGTGGAACCCAAGACCCACAACATAAAATGCGTGGTTCCCACACCAGACTGCGGGGTCAGCAGCGCCTATAAAGCCTCCGGGACCACCGATACCTTGGTCAATGTCACATCAGTCAGCGCTTCAAATGTAAATTTCCCGTTGCTGAGCTACACTGCGGGCTGGGCCAACGGGATCACCTACCTGGATGTCAACAACAATGGTGCATACGACTCGGGCACCGATAGCCCACTGCCGGGCTGTTCGGTCTTTCTTAAAAATGCCTCCAAGCTCGTTTATTCCGGCAGCGACGGTTCATATTGCCTGGTGGCCGAGCCCGGCAACGACAGCCTGATCTGCCGCCCGCCTTCGATAGACTACGTGCCTTCCTCTATCAGCAAACTGATTACAATCACCGGGAACGCCTACACCACCAACAATTTCGGTTTTAAGCTGGGCGGCAAGGGGATAATAAGGGGCAAGGTCTACCGGGACGCCGCCCCCATCGGCAGTTACAACAATGAAGCCGGCATCGGCAATGTCCGGATAGTGGTTTACCAAGGCCCGGCTCCCGCCACGGAAAGATACATTACAGACGGCTATACAGAATCCGACGGGACCTTTAGAATTGAAGCGCCGGAAGCGTTGGTGTCCGATCCCTACAACATCGTGGAAACCGATTCGGCCGGGTGGGTTTCCACCACTCCCAACCGGGTTTACATCGGAGCCCTGGCGGCCGGCGATTCCACCTCCATGAAGTACTTTGGCGATGTGAAGATAGACACTGTCCGGATACCGGCTGCCAAGGTGCTGTGTATGACCGTCAAGAATTTCTTTGAATGGCAGACCACCACGGCCACCAACGATACCGCCACCGCCAAGCGGGACCCCGACATCGTGCTGGGTACCAAGTACGTCAGCACCTCCACCGGCAACATCCGGGGCTGGTTCAGCAAACGCTACAAGATAGACAACAGCCAGGAAACAGTGGTCAAGAACCTGTTCGACGCAGCGGCCAGCATCTATATGTACGAAAAAGTGACCGGCACCGCGGCCGACATCAAGTCCATAGCCAGCGATACCCTGGACGACATGGGCAGCAAGGGCTACACCGGGACCAACGGAAACATCAATTTTTACCGGACCCGGCCGGATCTGGTGCTGGGCCTGGACAACACCGCGGTATCCAGTCCCACTTATAACGTGGTGGTCTGGCCTACCATCAACAACGATTCCGCCACCACCTCCTCGCGGGGCCGGGCCCAGTGGACCACCAACATACCCTCCACGCCCAATTTCAAACTGACGGCGGTTGACGCCCGCAACAAGGTGAACGCCGTGGTCACCGGCAACTTTGACAGCAACGGGTTCCCGGACATCGTGGCCGGTTATTCCGGCACCACCGCCAACACCGGCGGGTTCGTGCTGTGGATCAACACTGCTTACACCGGCTATACCGGCAACTGGACCAACAAACAGGTGCGGCAGTTTCCCGATCCACCGGCTGCCCAGCAGTTCACAGGGATGGGAGAGGTCAAGGGCTTGGCGGCAGGGAACTTATTGGGCGATTCCAAAACCGACTTAGTGGCAGGCCTGAGGACCGGCGATTATCAGGGCGAGATAAGGATCTACACCGGCGCGGGGGCCAGCCCCTGGTTCAACCTGACCACCACCCTGACCTATGCCGGGGTGCAGGGCGAGGTCACCGGGATCAAGATACTGGACTGCAATAACGACAGCCGCAGCGACATCATTGCCATAGTCAAGACCGAGAATTACAAGGGCGAGGTCCAATTATGGCTCAACAACGGGGACAACACCTTTGGCCGGCTGGACGCGGGCAATTGGATACCGACCTACGTGGCCGAGCTGTCGGACGGCGAGCCGATATCGCTGGATGCGGCCAAGATGAACTGGGCCACCGCCATTTATCCGCACGTGGTGGTGGGTCTCAAGACCGGCACCTTCAGCGGCAAGACCCTGATGTTCGACTGCGACGGGGGCGTCCTTCCCGAGACCGGCACCGATCCTTCCTATGGCATGTTCACCGGCGAAGTGGCCACGGTGGGCATCGGCGACTTTAATCTGGACGGACATATGGACATCGCAGTGGCTGAGCGTAAGTCCGACACCGAGGGCAACCTGATAATCTACTTCCCGGTATTCCAATAA
- a CDS encoding pilus assembly PilX N-terminal domain-containing protein: MKNIIKQEKGIALVISLMLILVMSVMVAGFMLTITNEQKMGGNQVRYIEALNVAEAGISEAAARIGVGTSSANFIGEGTNPGSASWQAKLVDSDDLPTAASGSNVVYYSSIQPDGSGLQYSVSQWDNNPDTIYALTVRYKTDEAGTGIYYYNHATGAETLVVGPSYSAPSLNHSPVYIARSTGMVGNVRRSVEVNLTQQRFTFATNAAVACDAGVFKTGFFCACGHNHSINTPWGTGVKKGANQFPCIPYELCDPNRTPAGDSAAGCLKAITTSGDVIDQPGNGNNGGAFGYPEPLSTTEPPLKQIWEIFGFADSIDFKNAFTFRTVNSVGELGGDPNGFVEFNCDVNFADVGATQVHGIWWIKGNFFAGSEQFKGLIYAESDCDMTGKFWILGALLAKGDVTLSGVGQPRGRGMHFRGNADVLYSSEAVSQELSNSSNSGLKQLAWREVNIH, translated from the coding sequence ATGAAGAACATCATTAAACAGGAAAAGGGCATAGCCCTGGTAATATCGCTGATGCTTATTCTGGTGATGTCGGTAATGGTGGCCGGATTCATGCTGACCATCACCAACGAGCAGAAGATGGGCGGGAACCAGGTGCGTTACATAGAGGCCCTGAACGTGGCCGAGGCCGGGATCAGCGAGGCTGCCGCCCGGATCGGAGTCGGCACCAGCTCGGCCAATTTCATCGGTGAGGGGACAAACCCCGGCAGCGCCAGTTGGCAAGCGAAATTGGTGGATTCGGACGACCTGCCGACCGCTGCCTCCGGGTCCAATGTGGTGTACTATTCCTCCATCCAGCCGGATGGCTCCGGCCTGCAGTACTCGGTAAGCCAATGGGACAACAACCCTGATACCATCTATGCCCTGACGGTGCGCTACAAGACCGACGAAGCCGGGACCGGAATTTATTACTACAATCATGCCACCGGAGCCGAAACCCTGGTGGTCGGGCCTTCCTACAGCGCTCCCAGTCTTAACCATTCGCCGGTCTATATTGCCCGGAGCACCGGGATGGTGGGCAATGTCAGACGTTCGGTGGAAGTGAACCTGACCCAGCAGAGATTTACCTTTGCCACTAACGCAGCAGTGGCCTGCGATGCCGGAGTATTCAAGACCGGCTTCTTCTGCGCCTGTGGTCATAACCATAGCATCAATACTCCCTGGGGAACAGGAGTTAAAAAGGGCGCGAATCAATTCCCCTGCATACCCTACGAATTATGCGATCCCAACCGGACCCCGGCCGGAGACAGCGCGGCAGGCTGCCTGAAGGCCATCACCACTTCCGGTGATGTGATCGATCAGCCAGGAAACGGGAACAACGGCGGAGCCTTCGGCTACCCCGAGCCATTATCAACCACAGAACCTCCGTTAAAACAAATATGGGAAATATTCGGCTTTGCTGATTCAATAGATTTCAAGAACGCGTTTACCTTTAGAACAGTCAACAGCGTAGGCGAACTCGGCGGCGATCCCAACGGTTTTGTGGAATTTAACTGCGACGTAAACTTCGCGGATGTAGGAGCCACCCAGGTTCACGGAATATGGTGGATCAAGGGGAATTTCTTTGCCGGCTCCGAGCAATTCAAGGGTCTGATTTATGCCGAATCAGACTGCGACATGACCGGAAAATTCTGGATTCTGGGAGCCCTGCTGGCCAAAGGGGATGTGACCCTGAGCGGAGTAGGCCAGCCCCGGGGACGCGGCATGCACTTCAGGGGCAATGCCGATGTGCTTTATTCCAGCGAAGCGGTTTCACAGGAGTTATCAAACAGCAGCAATAGCGGCCTAAAACAGCTGGCCTGGCGCGAGGTAAACATTCATTAA
- a CDS encoding Mov34/MPN/PAD-1 family protein encodes MQVFINESAFWGLLVSAIEVYKKESYGLLLGHKDGDMFMVVNAVACQKAERHSTWVKARDKSYARIVNFFKNLPNLYVVGDFHSHPLHNTELSDDDIDGMKPGQIYIVLEIKDKAKDKYWGYNDDGTLSGTTDSWFIKVAAYYIDPETLKPKMADVLCPFAIGFDIKPKERKRNGQG; translated from the coding sequence ATGCAGGTATTCATAAATGAATCGGCCTTCTGGGGCCTGTTGGTCTCGGCCATCGAGGTCTATAAAAAAGAATCCTACGGCCTGCTGCTGGGCCACAAGGACGGCGACATGTTCATGGTGGTCAACGCCGTGGCCTGCCAGAAGGCCGAGCGTCATTCCACCTGGGTCAAAGCCCGGGACAAGTCATACGCCCGGATCGTCAATTTCTTCAAGAACCTGCCAAACCTGTACGTGGTAGGGGATTTTCACTCTCATCCTCTGCATAACACAGAATTAAGCGATGATGACATCGACGGGATGAAGCCGGGCCAGATATACATAGTGCTGGAGATCAAGGACAAGGCGAAGGACAAATACTGGGGATACAACGATGACGGTACACTCTCCGGCACCACCGACAGCTGGTTCATCAAAGTGGCGGCCTATTACATAGACCCGGAAACCCTGAAGCCCAAAATGGCCGATGTGCTGTGCCCGTTCGCCATTGGATTCGACATCAAGCCCAAGGAAAGAAAGCGCAATGGACAAGGCTGA
- a CDS encoding GxxExxY protein, translating into MNENEIGEIVVDAAVAVHKELGPGLLETVYEVVMAHELEKRGLTVSRQVIVPIECRGIKFEEGFRADLIIENKVIIELKSVEAISKAHKKQVLTYLRLTGCKLGYLLNFGEALMKNGISRVINGSIT; encoded by the coding sequence ATGAACGAAAATGAAATTGGAGAGATCGTAGTTGATGCCGCAGTCGCTGTTCATAAAGAACTTGGTCCAGGATTGCTGGAAACAGTGTATGAAGTGGTGATGGCACATGAATTGGAGAAAAGGGGTTTAACGGTTAGCCGTCAAGTAATCGTTCCCATCGAATGCAGAGGTATAAAATTTGAAGAAGGTTTTCGGGCAGACCTGATCATAGAAAATAAAGTGATAATCGAGTTGAAATCTGTTGAAGCCATAAGTAAAGCGCATAAAAAACAAGTGTTAACATACTTGCGTCTAACTGGGTGTAAACTCGGGTATTTGTTGAATTTCGGCGAAGCTTTGATGAAAAACGGAATATCAAGGGTAATTAACGGAAGTATTACATAA
- the prfA gene encoding peptide chain release factor 1 — protein MDNKLEQLEKRYRELESQLSDPAVLANQAKFRDYAREHRSLGATISKYDELKSLRRQIEDSRAMVTADEDPEMTAMAKAELEELEPKLKILEEEIKAMLVPKDPNDFKNAIVEVRAGTGGDEAALFAGDLFRLYTRYAERKGLKIDLMNSNPTQLGGFKEVTFGVEGEGAYGLFRYESGVHRVQRVPRTEASGRIHTSAATVAVMPEAEEVDIQINPADLKIDIYCSSGPGGQCVNTTYSAVRLTHLPTGVVVACQDERSQMKNKAKALKILRSRVLEKIDEERHAKEALDRKSQVKSGDRSEKIRTYNFPQNRVTDHRIGVTLHSLDQVLEGHIDQLVEGLIKEAQAEELATALE, from the coding sequence ATGGACAATAAACTGGAACAACTGGAAAAAAGATACCGGGAGCTGGAGTCACAGCTGTCCGATCCGGCGGTGCTGGCCAACCAGGCCAAGTTCCGGGATTACGCCCGGGAGCACCGCTCCCTGGGCGCCACCATCTCCAAATACGACGAGCTGAAGAGCCTGCGCCGGCAGATCGAGGACAGCCGGGCCATGGTCACCGCCGACGAGGACCCCGAAATGACCGCCATGGCCAAGGCCGAGCTGGAGGAACTGGAGCCGAAGCTAAAAATCCTGGAGGAAGAGATCAAGGCCATGCTGGTGCCCAAGGACCCCAACGATTTCAAGAACGCCATCGTGGAGGTGCGGGCCGGCACCGGGGGCGATGAGGCCGCGCTTTTTGCCGGGGACCTGTTCCGGCTTTACACCCGCTATGCCGAGCGCAAGGGCCTTAAGATAGACCTGATGAACTCCAACCCCACCCAGCTGGGCGGATTCAAGGAAGTGACCTTCGGGGTGGAGGGCGAGGGGGCCTACGGGCTGTTCCGCTACGAAAGCGGGGTCCACCGGGTGCAGCGGGTGCCCCGGACCGAGGCCTCGGGGAGGATCCACACCTCGGCCGCCACCGTGGCGGTGATGCCCGAAGCCGAGGAGGTGGACATCCAGATAAATCCCGCCGACCTGAAGATAGACATCTACTGCTCCTCCGGGCCGGGCGGCCAGTGCGTCAACACCACCTATTCCGCCGTCCGCCTGACCCACCTTCCCACCGGGGTGGTGGTGGCCTGCCAGGACGAGCGCTCCCAGATGAAGAACAAGGCCAAGGCCCTCAAGATCCTGCGCTCCCGGGTGCTGGAGAAGATCGATGAGGAACGCCACGCCAAGGAAGCACTGGACCGCAAGAGCCAGGTGAAATCGGGCGACCGCAGCGAAAAGATCCGGACCTACAACTTCCCCCAGAACCGGGTGACCGACCACCGGATAGGGGTGACCCTGCACAGCCTGGACCAGGTGCTGGAGGGGCACATTGACCAGCTGGTGGAGGGGCTGATCAAGGAGGCCCAGGCCGAGGAGCTGGCCACGGCCCTGGAATAG
- the prmC gene encoding peptide chain release factor N(5)-glutamine methyltransferase, translating to MTIGRLLQWGAEALRQKGIESPELESEILLSFVFKCGRARLFLKNSEHVPKALESKFRRAVVQRKTRKPWQYITGETEFYGLKIKVNRNVLIPRPETELLAEAVIKRWKPEWSTVLDIGAGSGAISIALARNLPNAKICASEISPGAWALAKRNVAANELSRRVKIVKADLFPNLKQSYDCIVSNPPYIPSGQLKSLQPEVSLYEPWQALDGGRDGLKFYRLISKKLKDYLNPGGLLALEIGQGQGSQVRELLKKSDPGIKVDIIKDYSKIQRIVLAYG from the coding sequence ATGACCATCGGCCGGCTGCTGCAATGGGGCGCTGAGGCGCTGAGACAGAAGGGCATCGAGAGCCCGGAACTGGAATCAGAGATCCTGCTTTCCTTTGTCTTCAAATGCGGCCGGGCCCGGCTGTTCCTGAAAAATTCCGAACATGTTCCCAAAGCCCTGGAGTCCAAATTCAGGCGGGCGGTGGTCCAGCGGAAGACCCGCAAGCCCTGGCAGTACATCACCGGAGAGACCGAATTCTACGGGCTGAAGATAAAAGTAAACAGGAACGTTTTGATCCCCCGGCCCGAGACCGAGCTTTTAGCCGAAGCGGTCATCAAACGCTGGAAGCCGGAGTGGTCAACAGTCCTGGATATAGGGGCCGGCAGCGGAGCCATCTCGATAGCCCTGGCCAGGAACCTTCCAAACGCAAAAATCTGTGCCAGCGAGATCTCGCCTGGGGCCTGGGCGCTGGCCAAAAGGAACGTGGCAGCAAACGAACTTTCCCGCCGGGTGAAAATAGTTAAAGCTGACCTTTTCCCCAATCTAAAACAGAGTTACGACTGCATAGTCTCCAATCCCCCGTACATTCCCTCCGGTCAGTTGAAGTCCTTGCAGCCCGAAGTTTCTCTTTACGAGCCCTGGCAGGCCCTGGACGGGGGCCGGGACGGACTGAAATTCTACCGCCTTATCTCCAAGAAACTGAAAGACTATTTGAACCCCGGCGGCCTGCTGGCCCTGGAAATAGGGCAGGGGCAGGGATCCCAGGTCCGGGAGCTGCTGAAAAAATCTGATCCGGGAATTAAAGTAGATATCATCAAGGACTATTCCAAAATACAGCGGATAGTGCTGGCTTACGGCTGA
- a CDS encoding (2Fe-2S)-binding protein, with protein MRIETHPILDFQRGPKVTFYFEGRPVEGFSGETVAAALHAAGVKILRHSVKLNRPRGFFCAIGKCSSCLMEVDGVPNVFSCITPIKEGMQVRRQQGRGRITLD; from the coding sequence ATGAGGATAGAAACCCACCCAATTCTGGATTTTCAAAGAGGCCCCAAGGTCACTTTTTACTTTGAGGGCCGGCCCGTGGAAGGCTTTTCGGGCGAAACCGTCGCGGCTGCGCTTCATGCCGCCGGGGTCAAGATATTGCGCCACAGCGTCAAGCTCAACCGGCCCCGGGGCTTTTTTTGCGCCATCGGCAAATGCTCGTCCTGTTTGATGGAGGTGGACGGCGTGCCCAACGTCTTTTCCTGCATCACCCCAATAAAGGAGGGTATGCAGGTGAGGCGCCAGCAGGGCCGCGGCCGGATCACCCTGGACTGA
- a CDS encoding FAD-dependent oxidoreductase, with protein MNALDFLIIGGGPAGLMAALAASDFGLKPLVIDENQKLGGQLIKQTHMFFGSKAERAGTRGFDIGIELAGEMEKRGIEVWNNSPAVGYYPDGTVAVLKNDKLHGLKPKAVLAATGASENFVTFPGSDLPGVYGAGAVQTLMNVYGIRPGQSVLMIGSGNIGLIVSYQLMQAGVKVQAIIEGLPNIGGYLVHASKIARAGVPILTGHTILEATGENQVTGAVISKIDDQWQPVAGSQQNIECDTICLAVGLTPLTEMLWQAGCQMNYVPELGGQVAWHDELMMTSIPGIFTAGDVTGIEEASTAMLEGELAGLGAAKYLKGDSKELQCRIDDTACRLAGLRAGPFGQKAREGKCKLAECRRT; from the coding sequence ATGAATGCTCTTGACTTTTTGATAATCGGCGGCGGGCCGGCCGGCCTGATGGCGGCGCTGGCGGCTTCGGACTTCGGCCTAAAGCCACTGGTGATAGACGAGAACCAGAAGCTGGGCGGCCAGTTGATCAAGCAGACCCATATGTTCTTCGGCAGCAAGGCGGAGAGGGCCGGCACCCGGGGCTTTGACATCGGGATCGAGCTGGCCGGAGAGATGGAAAAACGGGGGATAGAGGTCTGGAACAATTCCCCGGCGGTGGGCTACTATCCCGACGGCACGGTGGCGGTGCTCAAGAACGACAAGCTTCACGGCTTAAAGCCCAAAGCGGTGCTGGCAGCCACCGGGGCCTCGGAGAACTTCGTCACCTTTCCCGGAAGCGACCTACCGGGGGTCTACGGAGCCGGTGCGGTGCAGACCCTGATGAACGTGTACGGCATCAGGCCCGGGCAAAGCGTGCTGATGATCGGCTCGGGCAACATCGGGCTGATCGTCTCCTACCAATTGATGCAGGCCGGGGTCAAAGTCCAGGCCATCATAGAAGGCCTGCCCAACATCGGGGGCTACCTGGTGCACGCCTCCAAGATCGCCCGGGCCGGGGTGCCCATCCTGACCGGGCATACCATCCTGGAAGCAACGGGGGAGAATCAGGTGACGGGCGCGGTGATTTCCAAAATAGACGACCAGTGGCAGCCGGTTGCAGGCAGCCAGCAGAACATAGAGTGCGACACCATCTGCCTGGCGGTGGGCCTGACGCCCCTGACCGAAATGCTGTGGCAGGCCGGATGCCAGATGAACTACGTACCTGAACTGGGCGGCCAGGTGGCCTGGCACGACGAGCTGATGATGACCTCCATCCCCGGGATCTTCACCGCCGGTGACGTGACCGGGATCGAAGAAGCCTCCACCGCCATGCTGGAGGGGGAACTGGCCGGGCTGGGAGCGGCCAAATACCTTAAGGGCGATTCCAAAGAACTGCAGTGCCGGATAGATGACACCGCCTGCCGTTTGGCGGGGCTAAGAGCCGGACCCTTCGGGCAGAAGGCCAGGGAAGGGAAGTGCAAGCTGGCGGAATGCCGACGTACATAG